In Ctenopharyngodon idella isolate HZGC_01 chromosome 20, HZGC01, whole genome shotgun sequence, the following proteins share a genomic window:
- the mia3 gene encoding transport and Golgi organization protein 1 homolog isoform X19, translated as MAARNAYFYYVFTLVLYACFHRSSADRRFSDLKRCADDECSMLLGRGKAAKDFTGPDCRFLSFKKGETIYVYYKLSGQRSDLWAGSVGNHFGYFPKDYLNINHVYTEKELEVPTEETDFVCFETGLDKFESYDIDVLLGSTLLIESENSTEESKEPAQNEDESQLPSETEAESAELLESETVDSESTSLLESESVDSESTLLLESETVDSESTSLLESESVDSESTSLLESESVDSESASLLEAESVGSKSTSPVESESVDSESALPVESELVDSESTSLFEAESVGSKSTSPVESKSVDSESTLPVESESVDSESTLPVESKSVNSESTLPAESKSVSSESTLPVESKSVSSESTLPVESKSVRSESTLPVESESVDSESTLPVESKSVDSESTLPVESKSVSSESTLPVESKSVRSESTLPVESESVDSESTLPVESKSVDSESTLPVESKLVDSESPSPLESESVDSKSTSPLESESVDSESTLPIESKSVNSDSVKSPEIETLHSKSTEEDSDILISDIFQPKTDSLKPTLETKDAVKEEMEDISISQDADVILEDVETEPSDSDALDTDYSELLHNQSDSDFEPRERSQLPLETQTAGLDAVHEEPAKTELNDKDIPLQTPEKTLEDENSQSTLNDTEREGESQVTESLQVLTKESVADVEEQAAQSDADVKIPTLSHLPPDTKTASDAREVVPSEPPLNVDQMQVSENTEDDDPKKLDTKEMENLQKASMNKNENAHKNTADDGPQNALTNKIEKANESIDKPEKVNATKSGEFVLESQETAPILDETDEQIDKVKNELVNLLKNTLESEEQSLEDEDEEDVSEDIEELLEDENALHSTENTHEPKENPQPDGDELVVTQQSENITEQEENDEVHLPPEEPEYSDSVLRLTILRDHLKDEEMERMQKYFGLKNLFKIEAMFSDLDLEMKSARELKTDTEEIEQTLDQIMEASENSILDATEELFNERDRKAQEHGQEKEPEIYDVEATILDAFQEIVFSLRQKYSAASDSVPLVEDEQPASETDEKIDSEEVKGLDSNTEMIAPPETPEMHEEQNESELIQNSELNPNEDLSHSKDAGLEEDGGHFNRNKDAQIGFEDAEEIQKGPHAILEKPVDIGFHFEMDQSSGSLESPAVSDFHDTEANTDSSSSSTSDELWGLLLPVKEYLGVYGEILITALPEEWRPGPTFHGVPWEPVLVTVVVGTLTILMFFWRTVLAIKGRTYQLTEKQLRDKIQQLLSEKSDAVNKITELNDKIKEREERLKKSEKSLSSSQQEMKGLKNHQQKLQSQWEGMSGSISQLNQKIVDTQEENTNLNEKIAKMHQRIEKYQKTLKNYDEERAKVHVLMDEAKLREDALKAQVMSFEKENGALKEQKKSLLRDAKDWQEKHKKLSEEIRVYHKSQKELEDSLLHKENEIDVLSSCIAELNRLGAGDSAELQKEDAKMSNGEDDEKKMDTTRVRIKQMMDVSRIKATLSIVEDERNRYMESLLAEQKSRQELEEQYQKVMHDQMNLNNEKTHLENQFKNLQQRLEITTELYQQKENALQQKLTQEELERREKETKLSEVDSKALRSEEELRALKQKIKDIEEEMQQNERSLKSEVAVQEKKAHENWLKARASERALVEERRELANLRQKLVEYRDKISDMEQSLFKLNSGPPDRHMPPQRRGPRPPSDPHGRFSDLGHPLPSRPEMFPPMTSSPCAHDGPMLSKSQSQGSFLPSPIRDSPVPPPKSYGPPIMPPNGPPPMMIRPPNGHPPMMPPEPRFRPPHMDSYGPPPPIGPFGPVPPPFARGPPLGPLPPPPLGQRDIPPEFFGPRGLPPRSFPPGPLPPPGAMIPPPYAARGFPGPPPLMAQSSRDGDGNVAPANVPPTDGSHQNAGGSTMAEP; from the exons ATGGCTGCAcgaaatgcatatttttattatgtttttacgCTTGTTCTTTACGCGTGTTTTCATAGAAGCAGCGCGGACCGGCGCTTCTCCGACCTGAAGCGATGCGCCGATGATGAATGTAGCA TGCTTCTCGGCAGAGGGAAGGCCGCTAAGGATTTCACAGGGCCGGACTGTCGGTTTCTTTCTTTCAAGAAAGGAGAGAcgatatatgtatattataaacTCTCAGGGCAGAGGTCAGACTTGTGGGCTGGAAGT GTTGGAAACCACTTTGGTTATTTCCCAAAGGACTATCTTAATATAAATCATGTATATACTGAAAAAGAATTGGAGGTGCCTACAGAG GAAACAGATTTTGTTTGCTTTGAGACGGGCCTTGATAAATTTGAAAGCTATGATATAGATGTGCTGTTGGGCAGCACATTGTTGATAGAAAGCGAGAATTCAACAGAGGAATCAAAAGAACCAGCTCAGAATGAAGATGAATCTCAACTGCCTTCTGAAACGGAGGCAGAATCAGCGGAGCTTCTTGAATCAGAGACAGTCGATTCAGAATCAACATCGCTTCTTGAATCAGAGTCAGTCGATTCAGAATCAACATTGCTTCTTGAATCAGAGACAGTCGATTCAGAATCAACATCGCTTCTTGAATCAGAGTCAGTCGATTCAGAATCAACATCGCTTCTTGAATCAGAGTCAGTCGATTCAGAATCAGCATCACTTCTTGAAGCAGAATCAGTAGGTTCGAAATCAACATCGCCTGTTGAATCAGAGTCAGTTGATTCAGAATCAGCATTGCCTGTTGAATCGGAGTTAGTCGATTCAGAATCAACATCACTTTTTGAAGCAGAATCAGTAGGTTCAAAATCAACATCGCCTGTTGAATCAAAGTCAGTAGATTCAGAATCAACATTGCCTGTTGAATCAGAGTCAGTAGATTCAGAATCAACATTGCCTGTTGAATCAAAGTCAGTCAATTCAGAATCAACATTGCCTGCTGAATCAAAGTCAGTCAGTTCAGAATCAACATTGCCTGTTGAATCAAAGTCAGTCAGTTCAGAATCAACATTGCCTGTTGAATCAAAGTCAGTCCGTTCAGAATCAACATTGCCTGTTGAATCAGAGTCAGTAGATTCAGAATCAACATTGCCTGTTGAATCAAAGTCAGTAGATTCAGAATCAACATTGCCTGTTGAATCAAAGTCAGTCAGTTCAGAATCAACATTGCCTGTTGAATCAAAGTCAGTCCGTTCAGAATCAACATTGCCTGTTGAATCAGAGTCAGTAGATTCAGAATCAACATTGCCTGTTGAATCAAAGTCAGTAGATTCAGAATCAACATTGCCTGTTGAATCAAAGTTAGTAGATTCAGAATCACCATCACCTCTTGAATCAGAGTCAGTTGATTCAAAATCAACATCGCCTCTTGAATCAGAGTCAGTCGATTCAGAATCAACATTGCCTATTGAATCAAAGTCAGTCAATTCAGATTCTGTAAAATCTCCTGAAATAGAGACATTACATTCAAAATCTACTGAAGAGGACTCAGATATCTTGATATCAGATATCTTTCAGCCAAAGACTGACTCATTAAAACCAACATTGGAAACTAAAGATGCAGTAAAAGAAGAGATGGAAGATATTTCAATAAGCCAAGATGCCGATGTCATTTTAGAAGATGTAGAAACAGAGCCATCAGATTCTGATGCACTTGATACTGATTATTCTGAGCTTTTGCACAACCAAAGTGACTCTGATTTCGAGCCTCGGGAGCGCTCACAACTTCCCCTTGAAACACAAACAGCAGGTTTAGATGCAGTACATGAAGAACCTGCCAAAACAGAGCTAAACGATAAAGATATACCACTACAAACACCAGAGAAAACACTTGAGGATGAGAACAGCCAGTCGACTTTGAATGATACGGAGCGTGAAGGGGAATCGCAAGTGACCGAATCCCTTCAAGTACTCACCAAAGAATCAGTTGCTGATGTCGAAGAACAAGCTGCACAAAGTGATGCTGATGTCAAAATCCCAACACTTTCTCATCTGCCACCAGACACTAAAACTGCTTCAGATGCACGTGAAGTCGTCCCATCTGAACCGCCATTAAATGTAGACCAGATGCAAGTAAGTGAAAACACTGAAGATGACGATCCAAAGAAGTTAGACacaaaagaaatggaaaacCTTCAGAAGGCCAGCATGAACAAGAATGAAAACGCACACAAAAACACTGCAGACGACGGTCCTCAGAATGCACTTACAAACAAGATCGAAAAAGCGAATGAATCCATTGACAAACCGGAGAAGGTAAATGCAACCAAAAGTGGGGAATTTGTTTTAGAAAGCCAAGAAACTGCACCTATACTTGACGAAACAGACGAACAGATTGATAAAGTGAAGAACGAACTTGTGAATCTACTGAAAAACACACTGGAATCAGAAGAACAAAGTCTTGAAGATGAAGACGAAGAGGACGTGAGCGAAGACATCGAAGAGCTTTTGGAGGATGAGAACGCTCTTCATTCTACAGAAAACACACATGAGCCTAAAGAAAATCCTCAACCTGACGGCGATGAATTGGTTGTTACCCAACAAAGCGAAAACATCACAGAACAAGAGGAAAACGATGAGGTTCATCTTCCTCCCGAAGAGCCTGAATACAGCGACAGCGTACTGAGACTCACAATTTTACGAGATCACTTGAAGGACGAGGAAATGGAGCGCATGCAGAAGTATTTCGGACTGAAGAACCTGTTTAAGATCGAAGCCATGTTTTCTGACCTAGATCTGGAGATGAAGTCTGCGAGAGAGCTGAAGACGGATACGGAGGAAATCGAGCAGACCCTAGACCAGATCATGGAGGCCTCAGAGAACTCCATTCTTGATGCGACGGAAGAATTATTTAATGAAAGAGACCGGAAAGCTCAGGAACATGGACAGGAGAAGGAGCCAGAAATATATGATGTTGAGGCTACAATCTTAGACGCTTTTCAGGAGATTGTTTTCTCTTTACGACAGAAATATTCAGCCGCCAGTGACAGCGTCCCGTTGGTCGAGGATGAACAACCTGCATCTGAAACGG ATGAGAAAATTGACTCTGAAGAGGTGAAGGGTTTGGACAGTAACACCGAAATGATCGCTCCACCTGAAACTCCTGAAATGCATGAGGAGCAAAATGAATCTGAACTGATTCAGAATTCTGAATTAAATCCGAATGAAGATTTGTCCCACAGTAAAGACGCAGGTCTTGAGGAGGACGGAGGCCATTTCAACAGAAATAAAGATGCACAAATAGGGTTCGAGGACGCTGAGGAGATTCAAAAGGGGCCTCATGCTATTTTGGAGAAACCGGTGGACATCGGCTTTCACTTTGAAATGGATCAGTCTTCAg GTTCACTAGAGTCTCCAGCTGTCTCTGATTTCCATGACACTGAAGCAAACACTGATTCCTCCAGCTCCTCAACTTCAGATGAACTCTGGGGTTTACTGCTTCCCGTCAAAGAATATCTTGGGGTGTACGGAGAAATT CTGATCACTGCTCTTCCAGAGGAATGGCGACCGGGTCCCACTTTCCACGGAGTCCCCTGGGAGCCTGTGCTCGTCACAGTGGTTGTCGGGACCCTCACGATACTGATGTTCTTCTGGAGGACGGTGCTCGCT ATCAAAGGCAGAACCTATCAAT TAACAGAAAAGCAGCTCAGAGACAAGATCCAGCAGCTTCTCAGCGAGAAATCTGATGCTGTTAACAAGATCACAGAATTGAATGACAAG ATAAAAGAACGTGAAGAGCGGCTGAAAAAATCTGAGAAATCACTGAGTTCCAGCCAACAAGAAATGAAGGGGCTGAAG AATCATCAGCAGAAGCTCCAGAGTCAGTGGGAGGGGATGTCCGGGAGTATTTCACAGCTTAACCAAAAAATTGTGGACACACAGGAAGAAAATACAAATCTTAATGAGAAG ATTGCCAAAATGCACCAGAGAATCGAGAAATACCAGAAAACACTGAAGAACTACGACGAGGAGCGTGCAAAG GTTCATGTCCTCATGGATGAAGCTAAACTCAGAGAAGATGCTCTTAAGGCTCAGGTGATGTCCTTTGAGAAGGAAAACGGCGCTttaaaagagcagaagaaatCT CTCCTTCGTGATGCTAAAGACTGGCAGGAGAAGCACAAGAAACTGAGTGAGGAGATCAGAGTTTATCACAAATCCCAGAAAGAGCTGGAGGACTCGCTGCTGCACAAGGAAAATGAGATTGAT GTTTTGTCCAGCTGTATCGCAGAGCTCAACCGTCTGGGAGCCGGTGATTCTGCTGAACTCCAGAAAGAAGATGCTAAAATGTCTAATGGAGAAGATGATG AGAAGAAGATGGACACCACGAGAGTGCGGATCAAACAGATGATGGACGTCTCCAGG ATTAAAGCAACTCTCAGTATTGTTGAAGACGAGAGAAATCGCTACATGGAAAGTCTCCTCGCCGAACAGAAATCCAGACAGGAGCTGGAGG aGCAATATCAGAAGGTCATGCACGACCAGATGAATCTGAACAATGAGAAAACACATCTGGAGAACCAGTTCAAGAACCTGCAGCAAAGACTAGAAATCACCACTGAACTCTACCAGCAGAAAGAAAACGCCCTGCAACA GAAATTGACTCAGGAGGAGCTGGAGAGACGTGAGAAGGAGACGAAGCTGTCGGAGGTGGACAGTAAAGCTCTGCGGTCGGAAGAGGAGCTGAGAGCGCTTAAACAGAAGATCAAGGACATTGAGGAGGAGATGCAGCAGAACGAGCGCTCGCTGAAGTCTGAG GTGGCAGTCCAGGAAAAGAAAGCCCATGAGAACTGG TTGAAAGCGCGTGCTTCAGAACGAGCTCTGGTGGAGGAAAGAAGAGAGTTGGCCAACCTTCGTCAGAA GCTTGTGGAGTACAGAGATAAAATCTCAGACATGGAGCAAAGTCTGTTCAAACTCAACTCCGGACCCCCGGATCGCCACATGCCGCCACAGCGAAGAG GTCCACGACCCCCGTCTGACCCTCACGGACGCTTCTCAGACCTTGGACACCCGCTGCCATCCCGACCAG AAATGTTTCCTCCGATGACATCATCTCCATGTGCACATGACGGACCAATG CTCTCCAAGTCTCAGAGTCAGggatccttccttccttctccCATACGGGATTCTCCGGTTCCGCCTCCCAAGTCTTACGGACCCCCAATCATGCCGCCCAATGGGCCGCCGCCAATGATGATCCGACCGCCCAATGGCCACCCTCCCATGATGCCCCCTGAGCCTCGCTTTAGACCGCCACACATGGATTCTTACGGCCCTCCTCCTCCGATTGGCCCGTTTGGACCTGTACCGCCCCCTTTTG CACGAGGCCCACCGTTGGGACCACTGCCTCCACCACCACTCGGACAGCGCGACATCCCGCCTGAATTTTTCGGACCTCGCGGGCTTCCCCCTCGTTCCTTCCCTCCCGGGCCTCTGCCGCCCCCTGGAGCAATGATTCCACCTCCATACGCCGCACGCGGTTTCCCGGGACCCCCTCCGCTGATGGCTCAGAGCTCCAGAGACGGTGACGGGAACGTCGCACCAGCTAACGTCCCGCCAACGGACGGCTCCCATCAGAACGCGGGCGGCTCCACAATGGCTGAGCCTTGA